TCTCTGACCGCCGGTCGTCGAATCCCCGTGGCTGGCGGCATCGCTTGAGCCCCCCGCGGTTGCCTTCCGCTGGCTTCCTTGTCGCAGTTGCCAATGAGTTGGCACGCAACGTGCTTGTTCATGGCAGGGCTCTGCTGCCAATGCAGGCGGGCCGGCGGGATCAACGACGATCGCCGCTGCCTTTCTTCGCAGGCCCACGACAACGCGACGAACACAGGCAAAGGCGCCTGAAGCTTAAGAGCTTCAGGCGCCTTTGCGTTTGTCACGTCAGCCACGAGACGAGAGGCGCCACGCGCGTAAGAACGTTATGTCCTATCTGCTTCCTTCCGAGTTCGCGACCAAGATGGTGGATGCCGGCGAGTCCAAGCTCCACATGGCCACCCGGGACGTCCTGATCCGCGCCTTCATGGCGGGGGCCATCCTGGCCCTGGCCGCGGTGTTCGCGGTGACCATCACGGTCCAGACCGGTTCGGCCATCCTCGGGGCCGCGCTGTTCCCGGTCGGCTTCTGCATGCACTACCTGATGGGCTTCGACCTGCTGACCGGGGTCTTCGTACTGACGCCGCTGGCCTGGCTGGACCGGCGCCCCGGCGTCACCATCGAGAGGATCCTGATCCACTGGGGCAAGGTCTTCTGCGGCAACCTGGCCGGCGCCCTGACCGTGGCGGTGCTGATGGCGATCGTCTTCACTTACGGCTTCGCCACGCCGCCGGACGAGGTGGGGCAGAAGATCGCCGGTATCGGCCATGCCCGTACCGTGGGCTACAAGGAGTTTGGCGCGGCGGGCATGCTGACCATCCTGATTCGCGGCATCCTGTGCAACTGGATGGTCTCGCTCGGTGTCGTCGGGGCGATGATCTCGACCACGGTGGGCGGCAAGGTGATCGCCATGTGGATGCCGATCATGGTGTTCTTCTTCATGGGCTTCGAGCACTCCATCGTCAACATGTTCCTGTTCCCCTCGGCGCTGATGATGGGCGGCGACTTTTCGATCGCGGATTACCTGATCTGGAACGAGATCCCCGTGGTGGTAGGCAACCTGATCGGCGGGCTCTCGCTGACCGGGCTGACGCTCTACACCACCCACGTGCGCACGGCGCCGCTGCGCGATATCTGAGATGTCGGCTTTCGAACCCGGCCGGATGCTGCGGGTGTCGCTGGGCCAGTGCTCGGAGGCAGGGCGCAAGGCGGTCAACCAGGACTTCCACGGCGCCTACGTGCCCCGCGAACCGCAGCTTTCGAGCAAGGGCATCGTGGTGGCGCTGGCCGATGGCATCAGCAGCAGCGAAGTGAGCCGGGTTGCCAGCGAGGCGGCGGTGAAGGGGTTCATCGAGGACTACTACTCCACCGCCGAAAGCTGGACGGTGAAGACCTCGGCGCAGCGGGTGCTGGTGGCGACCAACTCCTGGCTGCACGCCCAGAGCCGGCGCAGCGAATACCGCTGGGATAAGGACCGGGGCTACGTCTGCACCTTCACCGCACTGGTGCTCAAGTCCGCCACGGCGCACGTTTTCCACGTCGGCGATGCGCGGCTCTATCGGCTTGCCGCTGGCCGCCTGGAGCCGCTGACCCGCGAGCACCGCGCCTGGGTGGCACCCGACAGAAGCTACCTCAGCCGGGCGATGGGCGTCAGCGAGCAGCTCGAGATCGATTACCTCGCGCTGCCCGTCGCGGCAGGGGAAACCTTCCTGCTGATGACCGACGGCATTCACGAGCACGTCGGCGAGGCGGCGATGCTGGCGGCGCTGGCCGAGCACGAAGGCGACCTGGACGCCGCTGCCGCCGCCATCGTGCAGGAGGCTTATGCCCAGGGCAGCGACGACAATCTGACGGTGCAGGTGGTGCGGGTCGAGGAAGTACCTCCGCCAGGGGCCGGCGAGATCGCCCCGGGAGCGGTGTCGCTGCCGTTTCCGCCAGCCCTCGCGCCGCGCATGGTGCTGGAGGGGTATCGCATCGTCAGGCAGCTCCATGCCAGCCACCGCAGTCACGCCTACCTGGCGGTGGACGAAGCCAGCGGCGAGCAGGTGGTGATCAAGATGCTCTCTACCGAGCTTCAGCAGGATCCCGCCCAGGTGGAACGCTTCCTGATGGAGGAGTGGATCGGCCGGCGCATCGACAGCGCGCATGTCGTCAAGCCGCACCGCTCGGAGCGTCGGCGCCAATATCTCTACAGCGTGACGGAATACATCGAGGGACAGACCCTGGCCCAGTGGTTGCGCGACCATCCGCACCCGGCCCTGGAGACGGTGCGCGGCCTCGTCGAACAGCTGGCCTGCGGCCTGCGTGCCTTCCATCGCCTGGAGATGGTGCACCAGGACCTTCGGCCGCTTAACGTGATGATCGATGCCACCGGCACGGTGAAGATCATCGACCTGGGGTCGGTGCGCGTGGGTGGGCTGGTTGAGACCGCTTCGGCGCAAGCGGGGGAGGTACCGCTGGGTACGCTGGCGTACACTGCGCCGGAGTGCTTTCTGGGCGAGCCGGCCACGCCACGCTCGGACCTGTACTCGCTGGCCGTGATCGCCTATCAGCTGCTCACCGGGGAGCTGCCCTACGGGACCCAGGTGGCCCAGGCGCGTACCCGCGCGGCGCAGCGGCGGCTGAGCTATCGCCCCGCGCTGGCCAGCAATCGCGAACTCCCGGCCTGGGTCGACGAGGTACTCAGGAAGGCGCTGCACCCCATGCCCGAGAAGCGCTTCGATGCACTGTCGGAGTTCGTCCACGAGCTGCGCCAGCCGAGCCGCGAGTTCCTCGCCCGGGCCCGCCCGCCGCTGATCGAACGCGACCCCGTACTGTTCTGGAAAGGCGTGGCCGCACTGCTGGCGCTGCTCGTTCTCGTGCTGCTGCTCGAGTGAGGCTGCGGGGTGCTTTACATTCGCTGCTAGGCCCGCGAACTCTTGCCGGGGCGCTGACGGCGAGCGGCGAGGGCGTGCACGAGCTGTCGCTTGTTCATGCTCGAGCGGCCGCCGATGCCCCGCTCGCTGGCCAGCCGGTATAGCTCGTCCTTGCTCTTCGCTTCGAGCTTCGTCGCCTCACCGTCCGGCTTGCGCTCGGCGTGCCCGTCGGGCTTCGGCTGCTCGGCCGTTTTCTCAGGTTGGGGCCTCCCTGCCAGCTCCATACATGCCTTCACCGCATCCAGCAGCTCCTCGCGTTTCATCTTCGACGTGCCGGAGATTCCATACTTCCTCGCCATGTCGAGCAGCTCGGCCTTGGTGCGCAGGTTGAGCCCGTACGCGTGCTCATGCTCGCCCACGCTGAAGGGGAGCGGTTCGGCTTCGTCGGCCGCCTTGAGCGTCTCTATCATCTGCTCGAGATACTCGATCACCTTCTTACGCTGGGCTTTTTCGCTGACGTTCCAGGCATGGCTGCTGGCCCGCTTGTGGGCGACCTTGAATTTCCTGCCCTCCAGGCAGGTCATGTAGTTGTTGGCGTCGAGCTTGTCGACGCGCTGGTGGGAGACGATCAACCAGTTGTACTCCGTGCCGACGGGGGCGCCGGACTCCTCAGGGGCGCGAGCCGCCCGCCGCTTGGTGGTCTGGTAGTAGATCTCCCACTCGTCGGGGGTGATCTTGCGCTCGCGCCACTCGCCCTGGTCGTAGTACCACTTGTGCGAGCGGCCGACTTGCATTCCCGAATAGCCCTGGCCTCCGTGCTGCTTGAGGCGGTCATAGCCCTGTGGCCTGCGTTCGTCATCAGCCATCGTCGCTGTCCTCCCTGGTGGCGTTCGATATGGGCGTCTGCTTCATAGAGGCAGCATAGCCGATAGGGTTTCCCGTGATCGGTTCGCGCGGCGGCATCTGCTAGGCTGAGCCCACAGGCGCCTGGAAGGGCGCGGGCGGATGCCGCTGCAACCGGCAAGGAGCCGATATGTCCGATAGGGAGAGTGCCACCGACGCGATCTCGTCTTTCACCCGCCGTGCATTGATCGTCATCGGGCTCGTCGGCCTGGTGTCGGTGCTGCTCTATTTCGCCAACCGGCTGCTGGGTGTGCTGCTGCTGGTGTTTGCCAGCGTTCTGGTCGCGGTGGCCATCGACGGAATGGTGCGGCTGTGCCAGCGCTACCTGCCGCTGTCGCGACCCTGGGCGCTGGTGCTGGCCGCCGTTCTGATCCTGCTGGTCCTGGTGGGGCTGGGGGCGCTGGTCGGGCCGCCGCTGATGGAGCAGCTCTCGCAGCTGACCCAGGAATTGCCGCAGGCGTTTCAGCAGCTCGTCGGCATGGCTCGCGAATTGCCCGGGGTCGAGCAGGCGCTGGGTGGGGTCGAGGACCCGGCCCGCTCGCTGGCACAGCCGGTGCTGAATCGCGCGACGAGCGTCTTGTCGACCACCTTCGATGCGCTGACCAGCTTTCTGCTGGCCCTGTTGGTTGGCGTCTATCTCGTGGTCGACCCGGCCGAATATGCCCGCAACCTGCTGATGCTGTGCCCGCCGGCTCGACGCGAGCGGCTGGGGCAGGTGCTGGGCATGCAGGGGCAGGCGCTACGGCTGTGGCTGATCAGCCGGCTGATCTCGATGGTGTTCATCGGGGTGTTCGTGGCGCTGGGCCTCGCCGTCATGGGGGTTCCGATGGCCGGGGCCCTGGGACTGATCGCGGGGCTCCTCACCTTCATCCCCTACCTGGGGCCGATCCTGGGCGTGATTCCCACCGTGCTGATCGCCTTCCTCCAGGCGCCGCAACTGGGGCTTTACGCCGTGCTTCTCTACTTGTTCATCGAGACGTTGGAGTCCAACGTCGTGACGCCCCTGGCGGCCAAGGGCATGGTGCGCTTGCCCCCAGCCTACACCGTGGTGGTGCAGCTCGCCGGCGGGGTCGTGGCGGGGGTCGCCGGCGTGATGCTTGCCACGCCGCTCGCGGTGGCGATCGCAGTGGCGGTGCAGATGCTCTATGTGGAGGACGTGCTGGGCGACGATGTCGAGGTGCTGGGAGAGCCCTAGGCGGAACGAGCGCTCATGGTCGATAGACCAGCACCGTGTAGTTGCGTCCCTCGATTTCCTCGAAGTTCTTGAGCTTGTCCATCAGGTGCTGATCGAGCCGCTTGCCTTCATGCAGCAGTAGCATGCCGCTGGCGGAGTAAATGTCCTGGGCCAGAATCATGCCCGGCTTTACCTGGCTCGTTTCTAGGGAAATGACCGCTTTGCCACTGGTCTGCAGGTCCGGAGCTTTTTCGACACACAGCTTGACGAAATCATGGCACAGCTCGGGGTCGTAGATGCGTCCCGCAAACTTGCGCAGCAGAGCCAATGCCTGCGGGCGTGGCACTTCACGTGGCAGGACCATGCCACGCTGGAGTTCGATGAAGTCCACGGCCAGCCCCAGCAGGCGTGAACCATAGGGAATGTCACTGCCTTCGAGTCGATCGGGAAAACCGTTGCCGTTCCAGCGTTCGCGATGGTGGCGAACGAATTTTGCCGCTCTCTTCAGCTGAGGCATTGCCATGAGATGGTTCTCGCCGCTGACCGGGTAATGCTGGTAGGCAGTCCGTTCATTGGCCGACAGCTGCTCGGACGGGGTGGCAAGTAAATGATCGTCCCAGGTGAGTTTGCCGATGTTGTAGAGTGCGGCAGCCAGCTGCAGGTCTTGCTGTAACGTATGGTCCAGCGCGTGTGTCTCGCAGAACGCAGTGACCAGGGCATATACCTGTTCGTTTGTCTGAAGATGGCGAGGCAGGCGATGATGGAGAAGATCGCCGATTACGCGTGCTGTCGTCACATGCATGTGCAGCAGCTCATCGTACGTCTTATCCAGCATTTCGGCGGTTTGCTTGAGCTCTTGCTGAGTTGCCTCGATCCGTTGCTCCAGCGCAGCATTGAGCGCGATCAGATCCTGGTTCTGTTCGAGCAGCGCCATCTCGCGCTGCATCCACTCGCGCTGAGTGCCGAGATGCTCCCGCGATCGGCGAAGCAGCAGGCGAAGTCTCTCTTCGTGCCACGGTTTGGGGATAAAGCCGTAGACGTGCCCTTCGTCGATAGCGCGAAGTGCCTCTTCTAGGCCGGAGGAAACATCGGTCATGAGCAGGCGAATACAGTCCGGCCAACGCTCCTGGATGAGCTCCAGCACTTCGTGGCCATCCAGGCCTGGCGTGAGCGCGTCGCATAGCACCATGTCGACGGGCTCGAGTTCCAGGATCGCCAGGGCATCCTGCGCGCTTTCAGCATGCAGGACGCGTAAGCCCTCCTGCTCCCCTATGTCGGAGAGAGACGACAGGGTTTCGGTGTCCTCGAGTACCAGCAACAGCGTTACCGGCTCGGGATCTGCCTGAGCCGGCATCTGGCCTGGCTGCCGTTGTTCGTCGTGAATCGCTTCGCCTTCCATGCTGCTCCCCCCAACCATTGAAGCAGTGAGCCGAATTCGGCTTTAACTGCGATATCGGCCACATTGGGAGAAGCTTTAGGGAATGCTGCGTTTCAGTTCGACAGATGCGCCAACACAGTATCGACGCTGCTCTTGTCGACCACACCGCGTTCGGTGTCAATGCCGACGTACGACACCACGCCATCCTCGGCGATCAGTGCGAAGCGCAGGCAGCGAATGCCCATGCAGGCGCCACTGGCATCCTTCTCCATGCCCAGGGCGCGGGTGAATTCGGCGTTGCCATCGGCCAGCATCAGGATCGCCTCGGCGTTCTGGTCCTTCTGCCAGGCGCGCATCACGAAGGCGTCGTTGACCGCCATGCAGGCCAGGGTGTCGACCTTCTCCAGCACCTTGTCGGCCTTGATCACGAAGCCGGGCATGTGGGTGTTGGAACAGCCGGGGGTGAAGGCGCCGGGCACCCCGAACAGCACCACCCGCTTGCCGGCGAACAGCTCGCCGGTGGAGATGTCCTCGGGCCCGTCGGGGCCGTTGGTCTTGATGGTGACGTCGGGAATCTTGTCGCCTACGGAAATGGGCATGGACAGCTCCTGTTCATCTATTCGGTGGGAACACTGTAGTGCAAATCGGCACCCGGGTGCGTTGCCGAGTGTAGCGGCGGTCAACTGCCCTGATAGGCGTCGAAGACTTCCTGGCCGGTCATGTCGTGGGTCTCGTTGGCGAAGCGGTAGTACTCGGGTTTCTGGTCGATGAAGATCTGGCTGTCGAAATTCCACGCTTCGCCGCCGTCGACCAGGCCCACCGGAACGGCATAGTGGTTGCCGGTCTTGAGGCGGTAGAAGAGATGGGTGCCGCAGCGTCGGCAGAAGCCGCGTTCGGCCCAATCCGACGAGGCATAGACGGTGACGTTCTCCTCGCCTTCGATCTCGACGTCGCTGACCGACTCCAGCGCCAGCAGCGGGCCGCCGCCCCAGGTGCGGCACATGCTGCAGTGGCAGGCGCCGACGTTCTGCTTGTTGACGGCCACGGCGACCCTGACCGCGCCGCACAGGCAGCTGCCGCGTGCATTCATCCCGTCCTTCATGTCGCTCCTCCTCTCGTCGTGTAAGCCGTGGGCGCGACGTCGCCCAAGTCACCAGTGTAGCCGCTGATCGCGGGCATTTACCGTACTCCTCTGACCGTCCCCACATGCCGTGGGCGCGCACCCGGGTCGACCCGCATGCCCGCGTCTCCCTGATCGGTTAGTCGGACTGGAAGGCTTGACGGTGAAAGGCGGCCGCAGCCTCGACCTCGGCAATGCCGGTAATGCCGGGCTCGGGGATGGCGCCACCGGCCAGCACGCTCAGCACCACCCTCACGCCGCGTGCCAGGGAGACGAGGTGATAACCCCCCTCCAGGACAAGGACCAGGCGACCTTGGCAGTGACGCCTCGCCAGGTCCTGAAGGATGCCGGTCATGGCGGCGAAACCCTCGTAGGAGACGTTCAGCGCGAGGTCGAAGGGGTGCGGGTCGAACCCGGCCGACACCAGGATCAGCTCCGGCTGGAACCAATCGGCGGCGGGGACGAGGATCTCCTTGAAGGCCTTGATATAGGCCTGGTCGCCGGCGCCCGCCGGCATGGGCACGTTGACGGTGGTGCCCTCTCCCAGGCCGGCACCGATCTCCTCCAGTTTCCCGGTCCCCGGGTAGAAGGGCGAGGCCCGGTGGATGTCGCAGAACAGCACATCGGGATCCGCCCAGAAGATGTCCTGGGTACCGTTGCCGTGATGAGCGTCCCAGTCGACGATCATCACGCGACGACAGCCGAGGGCCTCCCGCGCATGCGCAGCGGCGACCGCCACGTTGTTGAACAGGCAGAAGCCCCTGGCGCGGACCGGCTCGGCGTGGTGACCTGGCGGGCGGACCAGGGCAAAGGCGCTCTCCGCGCGACCGTCGAGTACCGCTTCGACCGCGGCGATGGCGGTGCCGGCGGCCACTTCGGCGGCCTCGATACTGCCGCTGGACACCGCCGTGGTATCCACGTCGAGCCAGGCATTCTTGCCGCGTAGATCGAAGATATGGCTGAGATAGGAACTGGTGTGGACGCGTCCCAGCTGCTCCCTGGTCGCCGGCTTGCCGCTCTCGAAGCGCAGGCCGGGGACCGGTTCGAGTTCGAGGAGGTTGAGGATGGCGCTCAGTCGTCCGGCGTGTTCCGGATATTTCCAGGGGACATTGAGCGACGCAAGGAGCTGGCGGATGCGCCGCTCCATGCGGTTGGGCAGGAAAGGCGCGTCGGTATCCGGCTGGTGAGACAGGACGCGCTCGTCATAAAAGGCGATGACGCTGTTGGGCTCGGCCACGTGCAGCTCCTGCAGGAAAGGTGTCGTTTTCCCACAGCATAGCCGCTTGTAAAACGCTAGCCGGCTGGATCCAGGGGCGACTCCTGAATCATTGCGCGCAGCGCCGCGGCGGCGGCCGAGAGCGGGTGGCGATGGCGAATGACGATGCCCAGCGGGCGCTCGACGTCGGGTGTCGTCAGCGGTCGGTAGTCGATGCCGTCGGTGGCGATCTGGCGAAAGCTCAGTCGCGGCAGCACGCTGATGCCGAGCCCGGCGGCGACCATGCGGCCCACGGTGGCGATCTGGCTGGCGTCGCACAGGATCGAAAGCGGCGCGCCCACCTCGGCCATGATGCGGTCGATGTCCTGGCGCGAGCTGGAGAGGCGACTGATGCCGATGAAGGGGTGTCCGGCCAGCTGCCGCCAGTGCACGCTCGCTTGCTCGAGCAGCGGATGACCGCTGGGGCAGACCGCCACGTAGCGATCCACCAGCACCGGCTCGAAGGCGAGCTCCTCGGTGTCGTGGGGGGCCACCGACAACCCCAGGTCGGCGCGCCCCTCGCGCACCAGCTGGCTGACCTGCTCGGCCAGCACGTCGTGCAGGCTCAGGTTGATGCGCGGGTAGCGGGCGTGAAAGGTGGCGATGATGCCTGGCAGCAGCCCCGCCGCTAGGGTGGGCAGGGCGGCCACGGTGACCTTGCCGCGCTGCTTGGAGAAGCGCTCGCCGAGATCCTCGAAGGCCTCGGACCAGTCATGCAGCAGGCGTACCGCCACCGGCAGGAAGGCCTCGCCCTCGGGGGTCAGGCTGAGCTGGCGTGTGGCGCGCGAAAATAGCGCGCCGCCCACCGTCTCCTCGAGCTTGCGCAGGGCGATGGAGATCGCCGGCTGGGAGAGATGGATACGCTCGCTGGCTTCGGCGAGGCTGCTCGACTGGGCCACGGCGACGAAGGCGCGCAGCTGCTTGATGCTGGGATTCATTTGGAAAGTAAAACACAAGTTAAAAACTATTCAATATACAAAACATAGGGG
This portion of the Billgrantia sulfidoxydans genome encodes:
- a CDS encoding formate/nitrite transporter family protein; translation: MSYLLPSEFATKMVDAGESKLHMATRDVLIRAFMAGAILALAAVFAVTITVQTGSAILGAALFPVGFCMHYLMGFDLLTGVFVLTPLAWLDRRPGVTIERILIHWGKVFCGNLAGALTVAVLMAIVFTYGFATPPDEVGQKIAGIGHARTVGYKEFGAAGMLTILIRGILCNWMVSLGVVGAMISTTVGGKVIAMWMPIMVFFFMGFEHSIVNMFLFPSALMMGGDFSIADYLIWNEIPVVVGNLIGGLSLTGLTLYTTHVRTAPLRDI
- a CDS encoding bifunctional protein-serine/threonine kinase/phosphatase, giving the protein MSAFEPGRMLRVSLGQCSEAGRKAVNQDFHGAYVPREPQLSSKGIVVALADGISSSEVSRVASEAAVKGFIEDYYSTAESWTVKTSAQRVLVATNSWLHAQSRRSEYRWDKDRGYVCTFTALVLKSATAHVFHVGDARLYRLAAGRLEPLTREHRAWVAPDRSYLSRAMGVSEQLEIDYLALPVAAGETFLLMTDGIHEHVGEAAMLAALAEHEGDLDAAAAAIVQEAYAQGSDDNLTVQVVRVEEVPPPGAGEIAPGAVSLPFPPALAPRMVLEGYRIVRQLHASHRSHAYLAVDEASGEQVVIKMLSTELQQDPAQVERFLMEEWIGRRIDSAHVVKPHRSERRRQYLYSVTEYIEGQTLAQWLRDHPHPALETVRGLVEQLACGLRAFHRLEMVHQDLRPLNVMIDATGTVKIIDLGSVRVGGLVETASAQAGEVPLGTLAYTAPECFLGEPATPRSDLYSLAVIAYQLLTGELPYGTQVAQARTRAAQRRLSYRPALASNRELPAWVDEVLRKALHPMPEKRFDALSEFVHELRQPSREFLARARPPLIERDPVLFWKGVAALLALLVLVLLLE
- a CDS encoding Rho termination factor N-terminal domain-containing protein, with amino-acid sequence MADDERRPQGYDRLKQHGGQGYSGMQVGRSHKWYYDQGEWRERKITPDEWEIYYQTTKRRAARAPEESGAPVGTEYNWLIVSHQRVDKLDANNYMTCLEGRKFKVAHKRASSHAWNVSEKAQRKKVIEYLEQMIETLKAADEAEPLPFSVGEHEHAYGLNLRTKAELLDMARKYGISGTSKMKREELLDAVKACMELAGRPQPEKTAEQPKPDGHAERKPDGEATKLEAKSKDELYRLASERGIGGRSSMNKRQLVHALAARRQRPGKSSRA
- a CDS encoding AI-2E family transporter codes for the protein MSDRESATDAISSFTRRALIVIGLVGLVSVLLYFANRLLGVLLLVFASVLVAVAIDGMVRLCQRYLPLSRPWALVLAAVLILLVLVGLGALVGPPLMEQLSQLTQELPQAFQQLVGMARELPGVEQALGGVEDPARSLAQPVLNRATSVLSTTFDALTSFLLALLVGVYLVVDPAEYARNLLMLCPPARRERLGQVLGMQGQALRLWLISRLISMVFIGVFVALGLAVMGVPMAGALGLIAGLLTFIPYLGPILGVIPTVLIAFLQAPQLGLYAVLLYLFIETLESNVVTPLAAKGMVRLPPAYTVVVQLAGGVVAGVAGVMLATPLAVAIAVAVQMLYVEDVLGDDVEVLGEP
- a CDS encoding HD domain-containing phosphohydrolase, with the translated sequence MEGEAIHDEQRQPGQMPAQADPEPVTLLLVLEDTETLSSLSDIGEQEGLRVLHAESAQDALAILELEPVDMVLCDALTPGLDGHEVLELIQERWPDCIRLLMTDVSSGLEEALRAIDEGHVYGFIPKPWHEERLRLLLRRSREHLGTQREWMQREMALLEQNQDLIALNAALEQRIEATQQELKQTAEMLDKTYDELLHMHVTTARVIGDLLHHRLPRHLQTNEQVYALVTAFCETHALDHTLQQDLQLAAALYNIGKLTWDDHLLATPSEQLSANERTAYQHYPVSGENHLMAMPQLKRAAKFVRHHRERWNGNGFPDRLEGSDIPYGSRLLGLAVDFIELQRGMVLPREVPRPQALALLRKFAGRIYDPELCHDFVKLCVEKAPDLQTSGKAVISLETSQVKPGMILAQDIYSASGMLLLHEGKRLDQHLMDKLKNFEEIEGRNYTVLVYRP
- a CDS encoding peroxiredoxin, producing the protein MPISVGDKIPDVTIKTNGPDGPEDISTGELFAGKRVVLFGVPGAFTPGCSNTHMPGFVIKADKVLEKVDTLACMAVNDAFVMRAWQKDQNAEAILMLADGNAEFTRALGMEKDASGACMGIRCLRFALIAEDGVVSYVGIDTERGVVDKSSVDTVLAHLSN
- a CDS encoding GFA family protein, producing MKDGMNARGSCLCGAVRVAVAVNKQNVGACHCSMCRTWGGGPLLALESVSDVEIEGEENVTVYASSDWAERGFCRRCGTHLFYRLKTGNHYAVPVGLVDGGEAWNFDSQIFIDQKPEYYRFANETHDMTGQEVFDAYQGS
- a CDS encoding histone deacetylase family protein, with amino-acid sequence MAEPNSVIAFYDERVLSHQPDTDAPFLPNRMERRIRQLLASLNVPWKYPEHAGRLSAILNLLELEPVPGLRFESGKPATREQLGRVHTSSYLSHIFDLRGKNAWLDVDTTAVSSGSIEAAEVAAGTAIAAVEAVLDGRAESAFALVRPPGHHAEPVRARGFCLFNNVAVAAAHAREALGCRRVMIVDWDAHHGNGTQDIFWADPDVLFCDIHRASPFYPGTGKLEEIGAGLGEGTTVNVPMPAGAGDQAYIKAFKEILVPAADWFQPELILVSAGFDPHPFDLALNVSYEGFAAMTGILQDLARRHCQGRLVLVLEGGYHLVSLARGVRVVLSVLAGGAIPEPGITGIAEVEAAAAFHRQAFQSD
- a CDS encoding LysR family transcriptional regulator — translated: MNPSIKQLRAFVAVAQSSSLAEASERIHLSQPAISIALRKLEETVGGALFSRATRQLSLTPEGEAFLPVAVRLLHDWSEAFEDLGERFSKQRGKVTVAALPTLAAGLLPGIIATFHARYPRINLSLHDVLAEQVSQLVREGRADLGLSVAPHDTEELAFEPVLVDRYVAVCPSGHPLLEQASVHWRQLAGHPFIGISRLSSSRQDIDRIMAEVGAPLSILCDASQIATVGRMVAAGLGISVLPRLSFRQIATDGIDYRPLTTPDVERPLGIVIRHRHPLSAAAAALRAMIQESPLDPAG